One window from the genome of Oryza glaberrima chromosome 3, OglaRS2, whole genome shotgun sequence encodes:
- the LOC127765906 gene encoding cytochrome c oxidase assembly protein COX11, mitochondrial produces MPPPPPPSLARLHQRLSLSLLRGRSPPAAADAFLRRGLASSASSSSSAAAAAAAAAGREKSSRRTLAYLLGVAAAMVGASYAAVPLYRRFCQATGYGGTVQRRESVEEKISRHARDGTTTSREIIVQFNADVADGMPWKFIPTQREVKVKPGESALAFYTAENRSSAPITGVSTYNVAPMKAAIYFNKIQCFCFEEQTLLPGEQIDMPVFFYIDPEFETDPKMEGVNNIVLSYTFFKVNDS; encoded by the exons atgccgccgccgccgccgccttcgttgGCCAGGCTCCACCAacgcctctccctctcgctccTCCGGGGACGCTCCCCGCCCGCGGCGGCCGacgccttcctccgccgcgggctcgcctcgtccgcctcctcctcctcttccgccgccgccgccgccgccgcggcggcaggcCGGGAGAAGAGCTCGAGGAGGACGCTAGCGTACCTGCTAGGCGTGGCCGCGGCGATGGTCGGCGCCTCCTACGCCGCCGTCCCGCTCTACCGCCGCTTCTGCCAGGCCACCGGCTATGGCGGCACCGTCCAGCGCCGCGAG AGTGTGGAGGAGAAGATCTCACGACATGCTCGAGACGGAACAACAACTTCAAG AGAGATAATTGTCCAATTTAATGCTGACGTTGCTGATGGAATGCCGTGGAAATTCATTccaacacagagagaa GTGAAGGTTAAACCTGGTGAAAGTGCTCTTGCATTTTATACTGCTGAAAATCGTAGTTCAGCTCCAATAACTGGTGTATCCACATATAACGTAGCTCCTATGAAG GCTGCAATATATTTCAATAAGATACAATGTTTTTGCTTTGAGGAGCAAACACTTCTTCCAGGGGAGCAGATTGACATGCCG GTGTTCTTCTACATCGATCCTGAGTTTGAGACAGACCCCAAAATGGAAGGGGTGAACAATATTGTCCTTTCTTACACATTCTTTAAGGTGAACGACAGCTAA